A section of the Streptomyces xinghaiensis S187 genome encodes:
- a CDS encoding DeoR/GlpR family DNA-binding transcription regulator yields the protein MFAAERRQLILEMVRANGAVSLRELARVVQTSEVTVRRDVRALEAEGLLDRRHGGAVLPGGFSRESGFPQKSHLASAEKTAIADLAASLVTEGEAIVVGAGTTTQELARRLARVPGLTVVTNSLLVAQALAHANRVEVVMTGGTLRGSNYALVGSGAELSLQGLRVSRAFLSGSGLTAERGLSTSNMLSASVDRALVQAAGEVVVLADHTKLGTDTMFQTVPTELITRLVTDEPPAPDDRAATELQALADQGVQIAVAGPGGGGTDSGGPAGRRPRRMAPPPVAAKTDDLPLPGQRRAHPGGGPPPPLRSAASLAEQPPGNGRVADLRRR from the coding sequence GTGTTCGCTGCAGAACGTCGCCAATTGATCCTAGAAATGGTGCGTGCGAACGGAGCGGTGTCGCTCCGGGAGCTCGCCCGCGTCGTCCAGACCTCCGAAGTGACCGTACGGCGGGATGTGCGGGCACTGGAGGCAGAAGGACTGCTCGACCGCCGCCATGGTGGTGCGGTCCTGCCCGGGGGCTTCAGCCGGGAGTCCGGCTTCCCGCAGAAGTCCCATCTCGCCAGCGCCGAGAAGACCGCCATCGCCGATCTGGCGGCGAGCCTCGTCACCGAGGGCGAGGCGATCGTCGTCGGCGCGGGCACCACCACCCAGGAGCTGGCCCGCCGGCTCGCCCGCGTCCCCGGTCTGACCGTCGTCACCAACTCCCTGCTCGTCGCCCAGGCCCTCGCCCACGCCAACCGGGTCGAGGTCGTCATGACGGGCGGCACCCTGCGCGGCTCCAACTACGCCCTGGTCGGCAGCGGTGCCGAGCTGTCCCTGCAGGGGCTGCGCGTCTCCCGCGCCTTCCTGTCCGGCAGCGGGCTGACCGCCGAGCGCGGGCTCTCGACCTCCAACATGCTCTCGGCGAGCGTGGACCGGGCGCTGGTCCAGGCCGCCGGCGAGGTCGTGGTCCTCGCCGACCACACCAAGCTGGGCACCGACACCATGTTCCAGACGGTGCCCACCGAGCTGATCACCCGGCTGGTCACGGACGAACCGCCCGCCCCCGACGACCGGGCCGCCACCGAACTCCAGGCCCTGGCCGACCAGGGCGTGCAGATCGCGGTGGCCGGACCGGGAGGCGGCGGTACCGACAGCGGCGGCCCGGCCGGCCGAAGACCGCGCCGGATGGCCCCGCCGCCCGTCGCCGCCAAGACGGACGACCTGCCGCTCCCCGGGCAGCGCCGGGCCCATCCGGGGGGCGGGCCCCCGCCTCCCCTGCGCAGCGCCGCCTCGCTGGCCGAGCAGCCTCCGGGCAACGGCCGGGTGGCGGACCTGCGCCGCCGCTGA
- a CDS encoding nucleoside triphosphate pyrophosphatase: MPNNASAVPRTLVLASRSPARLALLRQAGLAPEVIVSGVDEDALTAETPGELARLLAEAKAAAVAGRAEAAGALVVGCDSVLDLDGRALGKPDGAEDATARWKSMRGRSGVLRTGHCVIDTVSGRQVSATASTTVRFGEPSDEEIAAYVASGEPLHVAGAFTLDGRSAPFIDGIDGDPGNVIGLSLPTLRALLADLDLRITDLWVREDVRPAV; the protein is encoded by the coding sequence ATGCCGAACAACGCATCCGCCGTACCCCGCACGCTCGTTCTCGCCTCCCGCTCCCCGGCCCGTCTCGCCCTGCTCCGGCAGGCCGGGCTCGCGCCCGAGGTCATCGTCAGCGGGGTGGACGAGGACGCGCTGACCGCGGAGACCCCGGGCGAGCTCGCGCGGCTGCTGGCGGAGGCCAAGGCCGCCGCGGTGGCCGGCCGGGCGGAGGCCGCGGGCGCGCTGGTCGTGGGCTGCGACTCGGTGCTGGACCTGGACGGGCGGGCGCTCGGCAAGCCGGACGGCGCGGAGGACGCCACGGCCCGCTGGAAGTCCATGCGGGGCCGCTCGGGCGTGCTGCGCACCGGGCACTGCGTCATCGACACGGTGAGCGGACGGCAGGTCTCGGCGACGGCGTCCACGACCGTACGGTTCGGCGAGCCGTCGGACGAAGAGATCGCCGCCTACGTCGCCAGCGGTGAACCCCTCCATGTGGCGGGCGCGTTCACGCTCGACGGGCGGTCGGCGCCGTTCATCGACGGGATCGACGGCGACCCGGGCAACGTCATCGGGCTGTCCCTGCCGACCCTGCGTGCGCTCCTCGCCGATCTGGACCTGCGGATCACCGACCTGTGGGTGCGCGAGGACGTCCGACCGGCGGTCTGA
- a CDS encoding TetR/AcrR family transcriptional regulator codes for MATETERTAARPMRADARRNHERLLAVARSAFTEHGTDTSLEDVARRAGVGVGTLYRHFPSRRALISAVFQSEADALVARGRELLDAAEPCAALLAWLRALIGHAVTYRGLSRTLMTASPDGSCELSSCSVPVRTAGGALLARAQRSGSVRPEVGIGDLLQLTNAIAIAAEETPGDTGLADRLLTLTLHGLRPAA; via the coding sequence ATGGCGACGGAGACGGAGCGGACGGCGGCGCGTCCGATGCGCGCGGACGCGCGGCGGAACCACGAGCGGCTGCTGGCCGTGGCCCGGTCCGCCTTCACCGAGCACGGCACCGACACCTCGCTGGAGGACGTGGCGCGCCGCGCGGGCGTCGGCGTCGGCACCCTCTACCGGCACTTTCCCAGCCGCCGCGCACTCATCAGCGCCGTCTTCCAGAGCGAGGCCGACGCCCTGGTGGCCCGCGGGCGGGAACTGCTGGACGCGGCGGAGCCGTGCGCCGCGCTCCTGGCCTGGCTGCGGGCCCTCATCGGCCACGCCGTCACCTACCGCGGCCTCTCCCGCACCCTGATGACCGCCTCCCCGGACGGCAGTTGCGAACTCTCCTCCTGCAGCGTGCCGGTACGGACCGCGGGCGGCGCCCTGCTGGCCCGGGCGCAGCGGTCCGGGAGCGTGCGGCCCGAGGTGGGGATCGGTGACCTGCTGCAGCTGACCAACGCCATCGCGATCGCCGCCGAGGAGACCCCCGGCGACACCGGGCTGGCGGACCGGCTCCTCACCCTCACCCTCCACGGCCTCCGGCCGGCCGCCTGA
- a CDS encoding acyl-CoA carboxylase subunit epsilon, whose amino-acid sequence MFKVVRGNPTPEELAAALAVVQARASAASSAAAAPERLDEWADPARNVPGRGLPHPGPTAWRSSYWPR is encoded by the coding sequence ATGTTCAAGGTGGTACGGGGCAATCCGACCCCGGAGGAGCTGGCCGCCGCACTGGCGGTGGTCCAGGCACGCGCCTCGGCGGCCTCGTCCGCCGCCGCGGCGCCCGAGCGGCTGGACGAATGGGCCGACCCGGCGCGGAACGTGCCGGGCCGCGGGCTGCCGCACCCCGGCCCCACGGCCTGGCGCAGCTCGTACTGGCCGCGCTGA
- a CDS encoding acetyl/propionyl/methylcrotonyl-CoA carboxylase subunit alpha codes for MRKVLIANRGEIAVRVARACRDAGIASVAVYADPDRDALHVRAADEAYALGGDTPAASYLDMSKVLRAAAESGADAIHPGYGFLSENAEFAQAVIDAGLIWIGPPPQAIRDLGDKVAARHIAQRAGAPLVAGTPDPVSGADEVVAFAEQHGLPIAIKAAFGGGGRGLKVARTLEEVPELYDSAVREAVAAFGRGECFVERYLDKPRHVETQCLADTHGNVVVVSTRDCSLQRRHQKLVEEAPAPFLSEEQNAELYRASKAILKEAGYVGAGTVEFLVGVDGTISFLEVNTRLQVEHPVTEEVTGIDLVREMFRIADGEELGYGDPAVRGHSFEFRINGEDPGRNFLPAPGTVTVFAPPSGPGVRLDAGVESGSVIGPAWDSLLAKLIVSGATRQQALQRAARALAEFRVEGMATAIPFHRAVVEDRAFAPELDGSGEPFTVHTRWIETEFANEIPPFAAPGSEDAEAETRETVVVEVGGKRLEVSLPASLGVASAPAAGQKKPKRKTAKKAGAAASGDTLASPMQGTVVKVAVEEGQQVNEGDLVVVLEAMKMEQPLNAHRSGTVKGLAAEVGAALSSGAVICEIKD; via the coding sequence GTGCGCAAGGTGCTCATCGCCAACCGTGGCGAAATCGCTGTCCGCGTTGCCCGCGCCTGCCGGGACGCCGGGATCGCGAGCGTAGCCGTCTACGCCGATCCGGACCGGGACGCTCTGCACGTCCGCGCGGCCGACGAGGCCTACGCGCTGGGTGGTGACACCCCGGCAGCCAGCTATCTGGACATGTCCAAAGTCCTCAGGGCCGCCGCCGAGTCCGGCGCGGATGCCATCCACCCCGGGTACGGCTTCCTCTCGGAGAACGCCGAGTTCGCCCAGGCGGTCATCGACGCGGGCCTGATCTGGATCGGCCCGCCGCCGCAGGCCATCCGCGACCTCGGCGACAAGGTCGCGGCCCGCCACATCGCCCAGCGGGCCGGCGCGCCCCTGGTCGCCGGCACCCCCGACCCGGTCTCCGGCGCGGACGAGGTCGTGGCCTTCGCCGAGCAGCACGGCCTGCCGATCGCCATCAAGGCCGCCTTCGGCGGCGGCGGCCGCGGCCTGAAGGTCGCCCGCACCCTCGAAGAGGTGCCCGAGCTGTACGACTCCGCGGTGCGCGAGGCGGTCGCCGCCTTCGGCCGCGGCGAGTGCTTCGTCGAGCGCTACCTGGACAAGCCGCGGCACGTCGAGACCCAGTGCCTCGCCGACACCCACGGCAACGTGGTGGTCGTCTCCACGCGCGACTGCTCGCTCCAGCGCCGCCACCAGAAGCTCGTCGAGGAGGCTCCCGCGCCCTTCCTCTCCGAGGAGCAGAACGCCGAGCTGTACCGCGCCTCCAAGGCGATCCTCAAGGAGGCCGGCTACGTCGGCGCCGGCACCGTCGAGTTCCTCGTCGGCGTCGACGGCACGATCTCCTTCCTGGAGGTCAACACCCGTCTCCAGGTGGAGCACCCGGTCACCGAGGAGGTCACCGGCATCGACCTGGTCCGCGAGATGTTCCGCATCGCCGACGGCGAGGAACTCGGCTACGGGGACCCGGCCGTGCGCGGCCACTCCTTCGAGTTCCGCATCAACGGCGAGGACCCGGGGCGCAACTTCCTCCCGGCGCCCGGCACCGTCACCGTCTTCGCCCCGCCATCCGGCCCGGGCGTGCGGCTGGACGCCGGTGTCGAGTCCGGCTCGGTCATCGGCCCGGCGTGGGACTCCCTGCTCGCCAAGCTGATCGTCAGCGGCGCCACCCGGCAGCAGGCCCTGCAGCGGGCCGCCCGCGCGCTGGCCGAGTTCAGGGTCGAGGGCATGGCCACCGCGATCCCCTTCCACCGCGCGGTGGTCGAGGACCGGGCCTTCGCCCCCGAACTGGACGGGTCCGGCGAGCCGTTCACCGTCCACACCCGGTGGATCGAGACCGAGTTCGCCAACGAGATCCCGCCGTTCGCGGCCCCCGGCTCCGAGGACGCCGAGGCCGAGACCCGCGAGACGGTCGTGGTCGAGGTCGGCGGCAAGCGGCTGGAGGTCTCCCTCCCGGCCTCGCTGGGTGTGGCGTCCGCCCCGGCCGCCGGGCAGAAGAAGCCCAAGCGGAAGACCGCGAAGAAGGCCGGCGCGGCCGCCTCGGGCGACACCCTCGCCTCGCCCATGCAGGGCACCGTCGTCAAGGTGGCCGTGGAAGAGGGCCAGCAGGTCAACGAGGGCGACCTGGTCGTCGTCCTGGAAGCCATGAAGATGGAGCAGCCGCTCAACGCGCACCGCTCCGGCACCGTCAAGGGCCTCGCCGCCGAGGTCGGCGCGGCGCTCTCCTCCGGCGCCGTCATCTGCGAGATCAAGGACTGA
- a CDS encoding acyl-CoA carboxylase subunit beta: MSEPEIDLHTTAGKIADLQRRIGEATHAGSQRAVEKQHAKGKLTARERIDLLLDEGSFVELDEFARHRSTNFGLEKNRPYGDGVVTGYGTVDGRPVAVFSQDFTVFGGALGEVFGQKIVKVMDFALKNGCPVIGINDSGGARIQEGVSALGLYGEIFRRNTHASGVIPQISLVVGPCAGGAVYSPAITDFTVMVDQTSHMFITGPDVIKTVTGEDVGFDELGGARTHNATSGVAHHMAGDEKDAIEYVKALLSYLPSNNLSEPPAFPEEADLETSDEDRELDAIIPDSANQPYDMRSIVEHVLDDGEFLETQALFAPNIITGFGRVEGHPVGIVGNQPMQFAGCLDIDASEKAARFVRTCDAFNVPVITFVDVPGFLPGVEQEYGGIIRRGAKLIYAYAEATVPLITVITRKAFGGAYDVMGSKHLGADLNLAWPTAQVAVMGAQGAVNILHRRTLAAAETPEAQEELRQRLIAEYEDTLLNPYVAAERGYVDAVVMPSETRRHITRGLRTLRSKRESLPPKKHGNIPL; this comes from the coding sequence ATGTCCGAGCCGGAAATCGACCTTCACACCACCGCGGGAAAGATCGCGGACCTGCAGCGGCGCATCGGCGAGGCCACGCACGCCGGCTCGCAGCGCGCCGTCGAGAAACAGCACGCGAAGGGCAAGCTGACGGCTCGGGAGCGGATCGACCTGCTGCTCGACGAGGGTTCCTTCGTGGAGCTGGACGAGTTCGCCCGGCACCGCTCCACCAACTTCGGCCTGGAGAAGAACCGCCCGTACGGTGACGGCGTGGTGACCGGCTACGGCACCGTCGACGGCCGCCCCGTCGCCGTCTTCTCCCAGGACTTCACGGTCTTCGGCGGCGCCCTGGGCGAGGTCTTCGGCCAGAAGATCGTCAAGGTGATGGACTTCGCACTGAAGAACGGCTGCCCGGTCATCGGCATCAACGACTCCGGCGGCGCCCGCATCCAGGAGGGCGTCAGCGCCCTCGGCCTCTACGGCGAGATCTTCCGCCGCAACACCCACGCCTCCGGGGTGATCCCGCAGATCTCCCTGGTCGTCGGCCCCTGCGCGGGCGGCGCGGTGTACTCGCCCGCCATCACCGACTTCACGGTGATGGTCGACCAGACCTCGCACATGTTCATCACCGGCCCGGACGTCATCAAGACCGTCACCGGCGAGGACGTCGGCTTCGACGAACTGGGCGGCGCCCGCACCCACAACGCCACCTCCGGGGTCGCGCACCACATGGCGGGCGACGAGAAGGACGCCATCGAGTACGTCAAGGCGCTCCTCTCCTACCTCCCGTCGAACAACCTCAGCGAGCCCCCGGCCTTCCCCGAGGAGGCCGACCTGGAGACCTCCGACGAGGACCGCGAGCTGGACGCGATCATCCCGGACTCGGCCAACCAGCCGTACGACATGCGTTCCATCGTCGAACACGTCCTGGACGACGGCGAGTTCCTGGAGACCCAGGCGCTCTTCGCGCCGAACATCATCACCGGCTTCGGCCGGGTCGAGGGCCACCCCGTCGGCATCGTCGGCAACCAGCCGATGCAGTTCGCCGGCTGCCTCGACATCGACGCCTCCGAGAAGGCCGCGCGGTTCGTGCGCACCTGCGACGCCTTCAACGTGCCGGTGATCACCTTCGTCGACGTCCCCGGCTTCCTCCCCGGTGTCGAGCAGGAGTACGGCGGCATCATCCGGCGCGGCGCCAAGCTGATCTACGCCTACGCGGAGGCGACCGTCCCGCTGATCACGGTCATCACCCGCAAGGCGTTCGGCGGCGCGTACGACGTGATGGGCTCCAAGCACCTCGGCGCCGACCTCAACCTCGCCTGGCCCACCGCCCAGGTCGCGGTGATGGGCGCGCAGGGAGCGGTGAACATCCTGCACCGCAGGACGCTCGCCGCCGCCGAGACGCCCGAGGCGCAGGAGGAGCTGCGGCAGCGGCTCATCGCCGAGTACGAGGACACGCTGCTCAACCCGTACGTCGCGGCCGAGCGGGGCTACGTGGACGCGGTGGTCATGCCGTCCGAGACCCGCCGTCACATCACCCGGGGCCTGCGCACCCTGCGCTCCAAGCGCGAGTCCCTGCCGCCGAAGAAGCACGGCAACATCCCGCTGTAG
- the mmpB gene encoding morphogenic membrane protein MmpB has translation MLWSDPSDEPPRDLRDTEEMLRRAGGVLAVAVIVVLLLLVGFQG, from the coding sequence ATGCTGTGGTCCGACCCCTCCGACGAACCGCCCCGGGACCTCCGCGACACCGAGGAGATGCTGCGGCGTGCCGGAGGGGTGCTCGCGGTCGCGGTGATCGTGGTCCTGCTGCTCCTCGTGGGCTTCCAGGGCTGA